TCCGTCAGTTTGAAATATTCCTTTATATAATTCGGGTTTAAGACGCATAAAGAAACGCATTAGAGCAGCTTGTTCGATTCAATAATTCGCCTTCAAACTTCTGACCGCCTTTCAGCGGAGTAATCGGAGCAGAACAAATTGAACCGCCCTGCCTTCGACAGAGGACAGGGCGGTTGCTTTGCTTTAAGGAAACATAAAGGTCTGAACGGAGCATGCTCGCTTCCGAAAAAGTCGCAACGCCGCCAAAAAATATCTTAGTGTGACCAAATGTGTGGCCACGACTAAAAAAATCAAATTTTCAAGAAGTGAGGACACAAGCCTAAAATGTTACGAACGCAAAAACCGAAACGTACAGAGAGAAACAAAAAAACCTTTTTACGTAAGGGTTTATCGGCATTTTGGTGGAGCGTAGGGGGATCGAACCCCTGACCTCATCGCTGCCAGCGATAGAACTGCTTTCCGATGAGATCCGATTAAAACTGCTGAAGCCTTTCCCTGTCTAGGTTTTCACAGTTATCTTAAAGGTCTTATCAGATGCAACGACATAATAAGTCGGATTAGAATTGTGTCTCATGGCATATAGACAGCTTGATATCACTTCAAATAGTTTTTTCTCCAAAATCAATTAACGGATTGTAAAGTCAGATGCGACAACTCCTCTGAAAGGGATTCGTATGCCTTTTCAACTTTTACGATCCTCTAACCATGTCTTGCTGCGACCAAAATGGTTTCATCCGAAACATTTTCTTTATGCATCGCTACACCTGCGAAATAGCGCGGTCTGCTTAACGCCACATAAGCCAGATTTAATGTATCTTTCACAAGCGATTCTTCAATCAATTCAGATTGGTGAGTAATCCTGCCCGTTACCTTAATGAAATTGCATGGAAACATAGTTAGACGCTTATCTAATCGGTAATCGGCTCGACTTTCAATGGGACTTTGTTCTTGTCCCCCGACAATATATAACTGATTGAAACAAGGCTGCCGTTTTGCGAACGGCAGTCTTGTGTGTTGTTCATGTGGATTGGATCGGATCTAGATGACAATGTTTCTGGAGTGTGTGATCCGTAGTTTAATTTTTAACTGAATCCCAAGCATTTTTAAAATCATAAATAGTTTGATATCGTTGTTCTCTATCTTTCCTAACTGCTCGTAAAGCGACTTCGTAAAGTGATCTGTTTGCTTCCCATTTTGAAAATGAATGATCCATTTCGCCACCAAGTAATCCAAAAGCGATAGCTCCCATCGTGAAAACATTCGTTCTTGCATCAATAGGCGCACCTAATATAAACTCTTCAGGAGATTTCGAACGTCTTGCTCCCCAAAAGCTCTCTCCCATGTCATTTACAGAAGGTGCCAACCTGTAGAAGTCGATGTCACAGATCCTGGTTAAATCCTTTGAAAAATCATACAGAATACTACCATCATAGAAGTCAACCGCAATGTAGCCTTTGGACTCCACATATTTATGGAACTCATATATAGTATCAAGTGACTGCAACCTTTTCTCTATGGATAACTGTTTGAACCTGTAGAAAGGCGATTCAGGATGACTATGTTTTGGTTGAACGGCAAACAACCAATGTGAATGCAGGCATTCGCCATTAAACCATTCAAATATAGCAGCATACCCGTCTTTCGTTTCAAAATGATCAATAAGACTAATGAGATTTGGATGTCCTAAGGTCTTGTACAACGGAACGGCAACCTTTAACCTAGATATTGCATCTCTAGGGTTTCCGGAAAACTCCATTGGTCTACAACCCGCGTATTTAACAAATAGCTTTTTATCGTTCTTTTCGATTCCGAAACTGATGTTACCAGAATCTTGCTGATCAAACACACAAAAAACGGTACCAATAGATTGAAGCCA
Above is a window of Paenibacillus sp. FSL K6-1330 DNA encoding:
- a CDS encoding serine/threonine protein kinase, which produces MNQQPIKFKIDNVSFELQDQHDFTWLQSIGTVFCVFDQQDSGNISFGIEKNDKKLFVKYAGCRPMEFSGNPRDAISRLKVAVPLYKTLGHPNLISLIDHFETKDGYAAIFEWFNGECLHSHWLFAVQPKHSHPESPFYRFKQLSIEKRLQSLDTIYEFHKYVESKGYIAVDFYDGSILYDFSKDLTRICDIDFYRLAPSVNDMGESFWGARRSKSPEEFILGAPIDARTNVFTMGAIAFGLLGGEMDHSFSKWEANRSLYEVALRAVRKDREQRYQTIYDFKNAWDSVKN